The Equus quagga isolate Etosha38 chromosome 12, UCLA_HA_Equagga_1.0, whole genome shotgun sequence genome includes a region encoding these proteins:
- the CISD2 gene encoding LOW QUALITY PROTEIN: CDGSH iron-sulfur domain-containing protein 2 (The sequence of the model RefSeq protein was modified relative to this genomic sequence to represent the inferred CDS: inserted 2 bases in 1 codon; deleted 1 base in 1 codon) yields MELDSVARVVNVHLPAYLKQLLVPESSCAFAHSQFQDGLXVLPFLGVLALLRPFLLKKNQQKDSLDPNVVKERNTEDLCLTKAASCRCPRSRTSPACGGSHNKHNELTGDGVGPLILQMKEV; encoded by the exons ATGGAGCTGGACAGCGTGGCCCGCGTCGTCAACGTGCACCTCCCCGCGTACCTGAAGCAGCTCCTGGTCCCCGAGAGCAGCTGCGCGTTCGCCCACTCACAGTTTCAGGATGGCTT GGTGCTGCCCTTCCTCGGTGTACTTGCGCTGCTTCGTCCATTCCTCCTCaagaaaaac caacagaaagacAGCTTGGATCCCAACGTGGTGAAGGAAAGAAACACTGAAGATCTGTGTCTTACCAAAGCAGCTTCTTGTAGGTGTCCGCGTTCCAGAACGTCTCCTGCTTGTGGTGGTTCACATAATAAACACAATGAATTGACAGGAGATGGTGTGGGTCCGCTAATCCTGCAGATGAAAGAAGTATAA